The Brevibacillus brevis genome contains a region encoding:
- a CDS encoding DUF5665 domain-containing protein, producing the protein MDSLSPTDRLMQQIDQVLEELQEVRKVNERMHKIAMFLEDIRLADVIQNYTAPRKLLWINFLAGLARGLGLTIGTAIVLAFLGSLLTQFLSIPILGDYIRQLVEYVETYKQRP; encoded by the coding sequence ATGGACAGCTTGTCGCCTACAGATCGCCTCATGCAGCAAATTGATCAAGTCCTTGAAGAGCTTCAGGAAGTTCGGAAGGTAAATGAGCGGATGCATAAAATTGCGATGTTCCTGGAAGATATCCGACTAGCAGATGTGATCCAAAATTACACAGCCCCGCGCAAGCTGCTCTGGATCAATTTCCTCGCAGGTCTTGCCCGGGGTCTGGGATTGACGATTGGTACTGCTATCGTTTTGGCTTTCCTCGGCTCCCTCTTGACGCAATTTCTTTCGATCCCCATTCTGGGGGATTACATCAGACAATTGGTGGAGTACGTCGAGACTTACAAGCAGCGGCCTTAA
- a CDS encoding pyridoxamine 5'-phosphate oxidase family protein, translated as MAETVSQSLSEDLFKLLQKERFVTLGTVDHESGAPSLSSLSWTYAVSADTIRFAVDNRSRILANIAKEPQVVLHLIGAGSSFAINGRAVVKTDRLEGVPLKLAMAEIKIEAVRDIMFYGSRISVEPQYEKTYDKNAAAKLDNQVMTALKEAN; from the coding sequence ATGGCTGAAACTGTTTCCCAATCTCTTTCCGAAGATTTATTCAAGCTCTTGCAAAAGGAGCGTTTTGTTACCTTGGGCACAGTAGACCATGAGTCAGGGGCACCATCGCTCAGCTCCTTGTCCTGGACGTATGCTGTCAGCGCCGATACGATTCGTTTTGCTGTGGATAATCGCTCGCGTATTTTGGCTAATATTGCGAAGGAACCACAAGTTGTTCTGCATTTGATCGGTGCTGGCTCATCTTTTGCCATTAATGGTCGTGCTGTCGTCAAAACAGACCGACTGGAAGGTGTTCCGCTCAAGCTGGCCATGGCGGAAATCAAAATTGAGGCCGTTCGTGATATTATGTTTTACGGTTCCCGTATTTCCGTAGAACCACAGTATGAAAAGACGTATGACAAAAACGCGGCAGCGAAGCTGGACAATCAAGTTATGACCGCCTTGAAAGAGGCAAACTAA